A region from the candidate division WOR-3 bacterium genome encodes:
- a CDS encoding DUF1385 domain-containing protein gives MNLVKVGGQAILEGVMMITPKSWSLSVRQDDDTIVTKKWNRKSFLEKHFLLRLPLVRGFVVLFETVFLGYKALEMSSQILMKDQKKTWKDDLIMILSLLAAILVFFSLPLLASKYIFPGIYKDNQFLLNLIVGSFRLTFFILYVVAISFLKDVRRVFEYHGAEHKAIYCYESGHDLTPENALTYNKEHPRCGTSLILVTVVLAIIISALFDTIIFNRFHFSNTPLNRTLVHLFYIPFIAGLAYEFNRLGSKHANNPFFRILVYPGLLMQKLTTKQPDCKQMEVSISALKASVEESGNAS, from the coding sequence ATGAATTTAGTTAAAGTAGGCGGACAAGCGATTCTGGAAGGCGTGATGATGATCACTCCTAAGAGCTGGTCGCTTTCGGTACGTCAGGACGACGACACCATAGTGACAAAAAAATGGAACCGAAAATCCTTCCTCGAAAAACATTTTTTACTAAGACTGCCGCTCGTGAGAGGTTTCGTGGTTCTCTTTGAGACAGTTTTTCTCGGATACAAAGCCCTCGAAATGTCGTCTCAGATACTAATGAAGGACCAGAAGAAAACCTGGAAAGATGATTTAATCATGATACTCTCGCTTTTAGCCGCGATTCTCGTATTTTTCAGTCTTCCTCTTCTCGCGTCGAAATACATTTTCCCGGGAATTTACAAAGACAATCAGTTTCTTCTGAATCTTATCGTCGGATCATTCAGACTGACATTTTTTATACTGTATGTTGTAGCAATTTCGTTCTTGAAAGACGTCAGAAGAGTCTTTGAGTATCACGGAGCGGAGCACAAAGCAATATACTGTTACGAATCCGGACATGATCTCACTCCTGAAAACGCATTGACGTACAACAAGGAACATCCGAGATGCGGCACAAGCCTGATCCTGGTCACGGTAGTTCTCGCAATCATTATCAGCGCTCTTTTCGACACCATCATATTTAATCGTTTTCATTTTTCAAACACCCCGCTGAACAGGACGCTGGTTCATCTTTTTTACATTCCCTTCATAGCCGGTTTGGCTTACGAATTCAACAGACTCGGATCAAAACACGCAAACAATCCTTTTTTTAGAATACTTGTCTATCCCGGACTGCTGATGCAGAAACTGACGACAAAGCAGCCGGATTGCAAACAAATGGAAGTGAGCATATCTGCTCTGAAAGCTTCCGTAGAAGAATCCGGCAATGCTTCCTGA